ATTTTATTGGTTCTTATGGAAAGTTTACTTATAAAGAACAAGTAAGGTTAACCAGAGCAGGAGTGCATCTAACTGCTTATTCTAAATTACTTTTACCTTTTTTAAGTTGAAAGGCTAATTATCGGACTCACCGTAAAGATATCGTGATTGATGGTAAAATCGGTTATTATGGTGGTTCAAACATTTCTGATCAGTACGTTAATCGTACCGCTGAATATGGTTTTTGACATGATGAGCAGGTTCGCTTGGTTGGGGATGCGGTTGGAGGTTTGGAAAAAATCTTTGTCTCTGACTGAGCGTATTGTACTGGTAAAGACTTAGCTGCTGAAGTTTCTGGTTTAGGGGTGGAGACTAAGGTTACAACTCCTTTTTCTGAGTCTGAGCAAAGTATTGTTCAAGTGGTCGCTTGTGGTCCAAACCATAGTAGTTCATCGCACTTAGACATTCTTTTAAATTTGATTGCTTCAGCCCAAAAACGGATTTGGTTATCAACTCCTTACTTTGTTCCTCCAAACGAACTAATTGTTGAGTTAGCATCAGCAGCAAAGTCAGGTATTGATGTCCGTTTAGTCCTTCCAGGAATGACTGATAAGTTCTTATTATTAGATGTTTCTAAAAAACACACTGACTTATTGTTTGATAGTGGAGTTAAGATTTATACGATGAACAATGTGTTCAATCACACTAAGGCTTATTTAATTGATGATGAAATGAGTTTTGTTGGTTCAACTAATCTTGATTATCGTGCTTTATTTTCTGATCAACAGACAATGGGCTTGGTTTATAGTCGCGAGTTTAATCAACAGTTAAGTCATCGATTTGAATGAGATTTTCAAGTTAGCAAGAAGTACAGTCAAAAACCTTCTCGTGAACATAATTTTTTAATTCGGGGAATGATATTATTGGTTAATTGAGCCGCCCCTTTATTATAATAAATAAGGAGGGTTTGAATTATTAAAACAACTAAAGGATTGAAAGAGAAAAGATATGAAAAGTAAAGATGAAATCTTAGCGGAGTTAAAAGCTAATGGGTGAAACTCCAGTGATACTGATAAAGTGGTCGTTGACCAGTTAATTCCTGCACTATCTGAGTTTATTCCTTCTCAAGAAAAAGTTTTAAGTGGGTTGTGAGGTTTTGGTTTAGACTATCAAAACCAAGCAACGACAAATAAAGAATTATTTATCACCACTACTGACCAGATTTTGATGGCAAGTGTTGATGAGACACAACCACAACAACAAGTTGTGGTTAAACACCATCCCCTGGAAAATGTCCATAAAGTTTTAATTCAAGATTCACCAAATGCTAATAAACGGGTGGATGTTATTTTAATTATGGTTGATGATACTTGATCAATTGATACCTTGGTAAGTGATGATTTAATTAAGCATTTCGAAGATAATATGAACCAGTTGCTTCCTCAATCTAAAATTGATGACCAAACTTTTGATATGACCCAAAAAGCAGAAACAATTAGAATTCAAACTGATGAAGATGATTCCCGTCAAGATGAGGGTCAAACTTCAAAAAAAGGGAATTGATTGACCCATTTATTTAAAAGTTTTTCTCTTAAGGATATCTTTAGAAACTTAGAATTCTGAAATATGGTTTCCTTAATAGTGGCAGTTGCAGTGTTAATTACTGCTTCAATTGCGACAGCAGGAATTACTCGTGAAAGTGTTTATATTCCTAATGGGATCTTTACTTTAGTCTTTGGAGTTATTGGAATGTTGGCAATGATTGTGATTAGTATGGTGCGGTGGGATGAAAATAAATTCTCAGCTGATTTATACCGGAGTTTATTTGGTGGTTTAGTTTATTTGCTAACATTTGTTTTTGGAATTGTCTTTTCTACAGGTTCAAGTTCAGCTAGTGCGTTAGGAGCAGTAGCAATTGTTTTATCAGTTTTATTAATCTTTGATGGTGGTTATACGATTACGCGTCATTATTTAAACTACTAAAAAGCTAGAGTAAAAAGTGGGTGACCACTTTTTTATTTTTAGTACAATTAGAACAAGGTTTAAGAAGGAGAAGAAGATGGAAGTTAATTTTAATCAACTTTTAAGTCATGATTTAAATCAAATTTATAAAGAAGTAAAGTTCCACTCTGATTATCCTTACCAAGCTGCTGATTTAGTGTTTTTAAAAACTTATCGTGATTTAACTACTCTGGTTGAAATTGTTGAGTTTAAAGCACTTTTTGACCAACTAAACAATAGCTTCATTACTGGTACCTGAATTTGTGATGATCAAGTTAAAGCGGTTTTTCTTGATTCTTATAATCACTTCCAAGGGACTTATACGCAATTAAAAGCTTTATGAAAAATCTATCAAAGTCCCCAAATCATCTTGAACAAAACATCCCAACTTCAGTTTCAAAAATTAGTTAAGACAACTATTGAAACTCAACTTGGAGCTTTAAACTATCACTTCCAAGAGTTTTATTTAACCTTAAAATCTAGTGGTGAAGGAAAAGAACTATTAAAGTTATTAACGACAATCTTTCCTGAGTTAATGAAAACTTCTCAAGACTTAGAAACTTTAATTAATTTGATGTATCAATTTAACCAGAATCAATCAATTTTTGTAAATCAAGAGTTTAGGAGTAAGATAAAGGTTAATCAGTTTAGAGAGTTTAAACTTGCTTTAAAAAAGGTTTTTTACTCTTTTGAACCATTGATTAAAGTTTATAACCATTGGATTTCACTTGGTAGTTTAACTTTTGATGGTCCAGAATTGATTGATTTGAATAACTAAGGAGCGATTATGCAAACAAACCCTAATTTTAAAAAGCGTTTTTATTACATTAGTAATCGCTATATGAAATTGATTTTAAAAACTAGAAAACTCAAAGCAATTAAAGAGATTGTAGTTGATGTTAACCCAGAGCTAAATTGTTATAAAAACTTTGTTATGGAAAGTTTTCAAACCTATGATGTCCATAATCTTAGTTTGAAGGTTTATTATTCTTTATTACCCAGTGCTTTTTTAAAGCGCCCCAAACTTTTGAACCAGGCGTTAATCGAATTGAACCAGGATGGTTATATTTATTTACGTAAAAACCTCTTGCACCATTATTATTTGGTTGATAATCAAAAAACTTGAATTGATTTAACCTGCGGGCAAACAATTAATCCTGATATGACAGATTTAATTCCCTCTGATTTGATGCTTGGTCAAGAAACAGGAGAAGACTATAAACTCTTTCATGATATTGATGAAGATACTTTATTATTGATTAATCCTGAAGAAAACGATCAAAACCAACCTCAGTTTATTGATTCACCAATCACAACAAAGTATTTAACTATCGCTCAAATTGAAGCATTAGAAAAGATGGAAGTGGTCGCTAATTTATTGGCCAACGTTTTTGCTAAAGAATGTTTAGAATGTGAAAAGTTAACATCAGTGCAAAAGGCGACCTTAAAAGAAATTATTGAGTATAACAACTGGGTAATTAAAACTAAACAACAACAGTTTGAAAAACAAGTTTCACCAGATAATCTAACTAAAAAGAAACGTTTAAACAAATCAATTCAACAATCAATTCACCTTGATATAAAAAATAGTTTAATTGATTCTCAAACTTGTTTATCAAAAAACAACTACTTTGATGAAAGCTTTAACAAAGTTATTAACCAAGAAAGCAAGAGAATCTTTACTGAATTAGGGTGAACAGAAATTAGAAAACTAGTCATTAATGATTATCCTGACTTATTTACTTTTTTAGGTAATTTATTAAGTCAATCAGTCAATAAACAAAAATCAAAAATTGCGCTTAAACCAAAACTTAAGAAAAACCAAAACGAGATGTTGCAATAATCGCTTGCTCAAGTTTGTTGGTCAATTAAGTCATCAAGATTATCTTTGATTAA
This genomic stretch from Mesoplasma sp. JKS002658 harbors:
- the cls gene encoding cardiolipin synthase encodes the protein MKKNLAAFLSLIFMFSIVLLAIIFLSIFVDANFLYTLITFEILALIMAFLVGMQQKRRLDVKIRWALFLIFVPVIGVFSYIFFGRQYKYSVDDKYKYVNFKYDIIEKQKQMVAKSSEILATNPEFKRSFLIANNEQGDLPYTKSKVDLQFNASQAWINIFRDLDQAQNYILINYYIIEDGELFRNLTKLLIKKAQSGVQVYLIFDFIGSYGKFTYKEQVRLTRAGVHLTAYSKLLLPFLSWKANYRTHRKDIVIDGKIGYYGGSNISDQYVNRTAEYGFWHDEQVRLVGDAVGGLEKIFVSDWAYCTGKDLAAEVSGLGVETKVTTPFSESEQSIVQVVACGPNHSSSSHLDILLNLIASAQKRIWLSTPYFVPPNELIVELASAAKSGIDVRLVLPGMTDKFLLLDVSKKHTDLLFDSGVKIYTMNNVFNHTKAYLIDDEMSFVGSTNLDYRALFSDQQTMGLVYSREFNQQLSHRFEWDFQVSKKYSQKPSREHNFLIRGMILLVNWAAPLL